Part of the Deltaproteobacteria bacterium genome, GCGCGGCCGCCACCAGCCGGCCATTCTCGATCGCGACGAGCGGGCGCGGCTCCCAGCCGGTCCCGGCGCCGACGCAGCCGGCCTCCTCGAGCGAGGCCAGGAATTCCCACTCGAGAAACGGCGAGCCGTCTCCGACGAGCGCGTTCCACTCCGACGCGGGGAGGTCTCGCACGCCGGAGAGGCACTCGATCTCGACCATTCGAGCCCAGTGTACCTCGCGCAAGTCGGCTCGGTTATCCTCGGGTCGATGCCGGACGAGCCGAAGCCGCCGCCCGCGGACACACCGCGCGAGAAGCCGGGAACGCGGCGCGAGCGCGGTGTCGCCACGCGCGAGAAGCCGAAGGTCGAGCGTCCGCCGCGCTTCAAGGTGCTGCTCTACAACGACGACTACACGCCGATGGAGTTCGTCGTGCGCCTGCTCGAGACCGTCTTCGCCA contains:
- a CDS encoding ATP-dependent Clp protease adaptor ClpS, with amino-acid sequence MPDEPKPPPADTPREKPGTRRERGVATREKPKVERPPRFKVLLYNDDYTPMEFVVRLLETVFAKSPSEATALMLQIHRSGAGVGGVYVLEIAETKVAQVHRLAEERGYPLRAGAEPE